In Halorubrum sp. PV6, a single window of DNA contains:
- a CDS encoding homoserine kinase: MVTVRAPATSANLGSGFDVFGAALTRPADVVTVEKAAETTIEVTGVGAQYIPEDPEKNTVGAVVDALDAPARIHIDKGVRPASGLGSSAASAAGAAVALNKLYDRGLSRSELVPIAAEGEAVVSGVAHSDNVAPSILGGFTVTTSEGTHAVDASIPLVVCLPDVAVSTRDARRVVPETAAMGDLVETVGNAATLAIGMCRSDPDLVGAGMSDPVVTPERARLITGYDEVRSAAFGAGATGVTVSGAGPAILAVCREEAQRGVAAAMLDAFSEAGIDARAYQSRIGAGSTILDE; the protein is encoded by the coding sequence ATGGTAACGGTACGGGCACCCGCCACGAGCGCGAACCTCGGCAGCGGGTTCGACGTGTTCGGCGCGGCCCTCACGCGACCGGCGGACGTCGTCACCGTCGAGAAGGCGGCGGAGACGACGATCGAGGTCACCGGCGTCGGAGCGCAGTACATCCCCGAAGACCCCGAGAAGAACACGGTCGGCGCCGTCGTGGACGCGCTCGACGCCCCCGCCCGCATCCACATTGATAAGGGCGTCCGCCCGGCGTCCGGACTCGGCTCCTCGGCGGCCAGCGCCGCCGGCGCGGCCGTCGCGCTCAACAAACTGTACGACCGGGGGCTCTCCCGGTCCGAACTCGTCCCCATCGCCGCCGAGGGCGAGGCGGTCGTCTCCGGGGTCGCCCACTCCGACAACGTCGCCCCGTCGATCCTCGGCGGGTTCACGGTGACGACGAGCGAGGGCACACACGCCGTCGACGCCTCGATCCCCCTCGTGGTCTGTCTCCCCGACGTGGCCGTCTCGACGCGCGACGCGCGCCGGGTCGTCCCCGAGACGGCCGCGATGGGCGACCTCGTCGAGACGGTCGGCAACGCCGCCACGCTCGCGATCGGGATGTGTCGGTCCGACCCCGACCTCGTCGGCGCCGGCATGAGCGACCCGGTCGTCACCCCCGAGCGCGCCCGCCTGATAACGGGGTACGACGAGGTGCGCTCGGCCGCCTTCGGAGCCGGCGCGACGGGCGTCACCGTCAGCGGCGCCGGCCCCGCGATCCTGGCCGTCTGTCGCGAGGAGGCGCAGCGCGGCGTCGCCGCCGCGATGCTCGACGCCTTCAGCGAGGCCGGCATCGACGCCCGCGCCTACCAGAGCCGGATCGGTGCGGGGTCGACGATACTGGACGAGTGA
- a CDS encoding class I SAM-dependent methyltransferase — protein sequence MGFHTFDAEKAAELERPDRYRWVSAEELLGALTADGDDRAAATVADLGSGTGFYTDAVAPHVERVHGVDVQAEMHAFYRDKGVPENVGLVESDVSDLPFADDALDAAFSTMTYHEFASDEALAALARVIRPGGRLALFDWSAAGDGAHGPPADERFAASDAADALEAAGFDVLTASERTETFAVVARAP from the coding sequence ATGGGTTTTCACACGTTTGACGCCGAGAAGGCCGCAGAGCTCGAACGCCCCGACCGGTACCGATGGGTGTCCGCCGAGGAGCTTCTCGGCGCGTTGACCGCCGACGGCGACGACCGCGCCGCGGCGACGGTCGCCGACCTCGGCAGCGGCACCGGCTTTTATACCGACGCGGTCGCGCCGCACGTCGAGCGCGTCCACGGCGTCGACGTGCAAGCCGAGATGCACGCGTTCTACCGCGACAAGGGCGTCCCCGAGAACGTCGGCCTCGTCGAGAGCGACGTGTCCGACCTACCGTTCGCGGACGACGCCCTCGACGCCGCGTTCTCGACGATGACGTACCACGAGTTCGCGAGCGACGAGGCGCTCGCGGCGCTGGCGCGCGTGATTCGCCCCGGCGGGCGCCTCGCGCTCTTCGACTGGTCGGCCGCGGGCGACGGCGCGCACGGCCCGCCGGCCGACGAGCGGTTCGCCGCGAGCGACGCCGCCGACGCGCTGGAGGCGGCGGGGTTCGACGTACTCACCGCGTCCGAGCGCACAGAGACGTTCGCCGTGGTCGCCCGCGCGCCCTGA
- a CDS encoding aminotransferase class V-fold PLP-dependent enzyme — MTGPEADGGMTPRELRADVPALGEAAYFNFGAHGPSPEYVVDAASELLADHEYGSATTDPYTRAFETYETVRERIAAFVGAETNEIALTESTSDGIGRVAGAIDWEPGDVVVRTDLEHPAGVLPWKRLEDEGVEVRVVETEDGRVDRDEYAEAVADARLVCFSAITWTHGTRLPVADLVDVANEAGAFTLVDAVQSPGQVAVDVAAWGADAVAMAGHKWTLGPWGAGFLYVDGEAAAELSPRAVGYRSVTDPTGDDIEFKPGAKRFEVGTTTPAAHVGLVEALDAIDAVGIETIEARIASLTDRLKDGVPDERLLSPREYESGLVTIDVDDPESTVDRLADEGIVVRSLPHPNGVRASVHAVSTESEIDRLVDALAAEW; from the coding sequence ATGACGGGGCCAGAGGCCGACGGCGGGATGACCCCGCGCGAACTCCGCGCGGACGTGCCGGCGCTCGGCGAGGCCGCGTATTTCAACTTCGGGGCGCACGGCCCGAGCCCCGAGTACGTCGTCGACGCCGCGTCCGAGCTCCTCGCCGACCACGAGTACGGCTCGGCGACGACTGACCCGTACACCCGCGCCTTCGAGACGTACGAGACGGTTCGCGAGCGGATCGCCGCGTTCGTCGGGGCCGAGACCAACGAGATCGCGCTCACCGAGAGCACGAGCGACGGCATCGGGCGCGTCGCCGGCGCGATCGACTGGGAGCCCGGCGACGTGGTCGTCCGGACCGATCTGGAACACCCGGCCGGCGTCCTCCCCTGGAAGCGGCTCGAAGACGAGGGCGTCGAGGTGCGCGTCGTAGAGACCGAGGACGGGCGCGTCGACCGCGACGAGTACGCCGAGGCGGTCGCCGACGCGCGGCTCGTCTGTTTCAGCGCCATCACGTGGACCCACGGGACGCGGCTCCCCGTCGCCGACCTCGTCGACGTCGCGAACGAGGCGGGCGCGTTCACGCTCGTCGACGCGGTCCAGTCGCCCGGCCAGGTCGCCGTGGACGTGGCGGCGTGGGGCGCCGACGCCGTGGCGATGGCCGGCCACAAGTGGACGCTCGGCCCGTGGGGCGCCGGGTTCCTCTACGTCGACGGCGAGGCCGCCGCCGAGCTGTCGCCGCGCGCGGTCGGGTACCGGAGCGTCACCGACCCGACCGGCGACGACATCGAGTTCAAGCCCGGCGCGAAGCGCTTCGAGGTCGGCACGACGACCCCGGCCGCCCACGTCGGGCTGGTCGAGGCGCTCGACGCCATCGACGCGGTCGGCATCGAGACGATCGAGGCCCGGATCGCGTCGCTCACGGACCGGCTCAAGGACGGCGTCCCCGACGAGCGCCTGCTGAGCCCCCGCGAGTACGAGTCCGGCCTCGTCACGATCGACGTCGACGACCCCGAGTCGACGGTCGATCGCCTCGCCGACGAGGGAATCGTCGTCCGCTCGCTGCCGCACCCGAACGGGGTCCGCGCGTCGGTCCACGCGGTCTCCACCGAGTCGGAGATCGACCGGCTCGTCGACGCGCTCGCCGCCGAGTGGTGA
- the trxA gene encoding thioredoxin: MSSTDAVPTEPIHLDAAADFDDYIADHDVLLVDFYADWCGPCQMMEPAIESVANDTDAAVLKVDVDQHQALAGEYGVQGIPTLLVFADGELANRMVGAQMEDALTSAVEAHTA, encoded by the coding sequence ATGAGTTCAACCGACGCCGTCCCGACAGAACCGATCCACCTCGACGCCGCCGCCGACTTCGACGACTACATCGCCGACCACGACGTGCTTCTCGTCGACTTCTACGCCGACTGGTGCGGCCCGTGTCAGATGATGGAGCCCGCCATCGAGTCGGTCGCGAACGACACGGACGCGGCCGTGCTCAAGGTCGACGTCGACCAGCACCAGGCGCTCGCCGGCGAGTACGGTGTGCAGGGCATTCCGACGCTGCTCGTGTTCGCCGACGGCGAACTCGCGAACCGGATGGTCGGCGCGCAGATGGAGGACGCCCTCACCAGCGCGGTCGAGGCCCACACCGCCTGA
- a CDS encoding PGF-CTERM sorting domain-containing protein: MDTRTALLAAAAALLLAGAVGAVAAPDAIVDPREVNERSGDVRIVDTVVSPGEVRGETATLRLGVDLRHRGPAVENVTVRHRAIGVDSGLLVDETTVDAGTVDGGGERTVNGTVDVERAGGYRIETVVFADGERRAVQTTRVGGVEALTPDYADSRVGFTESNVWPTVAVSVREADNETATLSVSLSVTNRGDDASESLDLRVLVRQAESNVIADEASATVSEVRPGRTDTVTTTVEVPADYNYYVDAALWSDDVLIDETQGVANLNPRETISADETVEDVEFAVEDFSRDEGAVDDGPDDAGADGASRTGDGTPGFGPVVALVALVGAALAARRRR; encoded by the coding sequence ATGGACACGCGAACTGCCCTCCTAGCGGCCGCCGCCGCGCTCTTGCTCGCGGGTGCGGTCGGCGCCGTCGCCGCGCCGGACGCGATCGTCGACCCGCGCGAGGTCAACGAGCGGTCCGGCGACGTCCGCATCGTCGACACGGTCGTCTCGCCGGGCGAGGTGCGCGGCGAGACCGCGACGCTCCGGCTCGGCGTCGACCTCCGACACCGGGGCCCGGCCGTGGAGAACGTCACGGTCCGGCACCGCGCCATCGGCGTCGACTCCGGACTGCTCGTCGACGAGACGACGGTCGACGCCGGCACCGTCGACGGCGGCGGCGAACGCACCGTCAACGGCACCGTCGACGTGGAGCGCGCTGGCGGCTACCGGATCGAGACGGTCGTCTTCGCCGACGGCGAGCGCCGCGCGGTCCAGACGACCCGAGTCGGCGGCGTCGAGGCGCTCACCCCCGACTACGCCGACTCCCGCGTCGGCTTCACGGAGAGCAACGTCTGGCCGACCGTCGCGGTCAGCGTGCGCGAGGCGGACAACGAGACGGCGACGCTGTCGGTGTCGCTGTCGGTGACGAACCGCGGCGACGACGCCTCGGAGTCGCTCGACCTCCGCGTCCTCGTTCGGCAGGCGGAGTCGAACGTCATCGCCGACGAGGCGAGCGCCACCGTCAGCGAGGTCCGGCCCGGCCGGACCGACACCGTGACGACGACCGTCGAGGTGCCCGCGGACTACAACTACTACGTCGACGCCGCGCTGTGGAGCGACGACGTCCTCATCGACGAGACGCAGGGCGTCGCCAACCTGAACCCCCGCGAGACGATCAGCGCGGACGAGACGGTCGAGGACGTCGAGTTCGCCGTCGAGGATTTCAGCCGAGACGAGGGCGCCGTCGACGACGGCCCCGACGACGCCGGCGCGGACGGCGCGAGCCGCACCGGCGACGGAACGCCCGGCTTCGGCCCCGTCGTCGCGCTCGTCGCGCTCGTCGGCGCGGCGCTCGCGGCACGGAGGCGGCGATGA
- a CDS encoding ubiquinol-cytochrome c reductase iron-sulfur subunit, with amino-acid sequence MSESDKYPAESGRRRFVKGVVGGAALAGVGAMGSATVNTLTTSGGVGGGSTVAMSIAKTGGPAPRGLPQIPIEVTDDGFIRGIWPETQTITQEGQEIQVAQEEIGGKTYSGAWFQYCGVESQENISPAFESDNLFRAAPGKYDWQDETYEAGDQIHVDDFDDYDEWGNGIGDDGVGKPASVTWRSQDSDTTLNAIVIRSPRIEEAVENSDDPWLEASTDQGFIAYLNVCTHFCCIPDYKVLEESARYDAENGTYCVCHQSVYDPFTLEESLFIARPRPDE; translated from the coding sequence ATGAGTGAGTCCGACAAGTATCCGGCCGAGTCCGGTCGGCGCCGCTTCGTGAAGGGCGTCGTCGGCGGCGCGGCCCTCGCGGGGGTCGGCGCGATGGGGTCGGCGACGGTGAACACGCTGACGACCTCCGGCGGTGTCGGCGGCGGGTCGACCGTCGCGATGTCCATCGCCAAGACGGGCGGTCCGGCGCCGCGCGGTCTCCCGCAGATCCCGATCGAAGTCACAGACGACGGGTTTATCCGCGGGATCTGGCCCGAAACGCAGACCATCACGCAGGAAGGACAGGAGATCCAGGTCGCACAAGAAGAGATCGGCGGCAAGACCTACTCCGGCGCGTGGTTCCAGTACTGCGGCGTCGAGTCACAGGAGAACATCTCCCCGGCCTTCGAGTCGGATAACCTGTTCCGCGCGGCCCCCGGCAAGTACGACTGGCAGGACGAGACGTACGAGGCGGGCGACCAGATACACGTCGACGACTTCGACGACTACGACGAGTGGGGCAACGGCATCGGCGACGACGGCGTCGGGAAGCCGGCGTCGGTCACGTGGCGGTCGCAGGACTCCGACACCACCCTGAACGCGATCGTCATCCGCTCGCCCCGAATCGAGGAGGCCGTCGAGAACTCCGACGACCCGTGGCTCGAGGCCTCCACCGATCAGGGGTTCATCGCGTACCTCAACGTCTGTACGCACTTCTGTTGTATCCCCGACTACAAGGTGCTGGAGGAGTCGGCCCGGTACGACGCCGAGAACGGGACCTACTGCGTCTGTCACCAGTCGGTGTACGACCCCTTTACCCTCGAAGAGTCCCTGTTCATCGCCCGGCCGCGCCCGGACGAGTAA
- the ppc gene encoding phosphoenolpyruvate carboxylase: MVLHNRDVRTDVRELGALVGDVLAAQASTDAYETVEDLRNAAIGYRRGDATSRDELHESVETLSTDREEIVARAFTTYFELINLAEERERVRAIRDADEDGALHDSFDATISEFADAGVEADELRELLADVLIEPTFTAHPTEARRATVKAKLRSIGNHLEALDERNLTARERNAIWRDVTAEVTSLWGTRQVRQRSPEPEDEARNVQWYLENTLFDVVGDAYEEFEETISQEYDDVECPKLFEFRSWAGSDRDGNPFVTPEVTDETLARQREVAIEKYRDQCKRLSAVLSQDGDRYAVDDRLADSLASDAERFPTVVEEARERYPDEPYRQKLRLMRERLDRVDDVRPGEYPDGDAFLGDLNVIADSLAADGQDAVRESFVEPLRRQVDTFEFTLASLDLRDHRENHTEAVAEAVATEGVDYRAMDEDARQEFLTEAILQTDPVIDADDPGAVSETTERVLRRFEEFAEWQDEYGAQAIDTYCISMTEEPSHVLEVLFLADQVGVVSLPDHCGLDVVPLLETESALNGAERILGELFDNEAYATALSIRGEVQEVMLGYSDSNKENGFLAANWDLYENQRRIAQFCREEEVTLRLFHGRGGSISRGGGPMNEALLALPNETVTGQVKFTEQGEAIAEKYANPRIAERELEQMLDAQIRARHEANEEPTEVVPEDWVDAMRTMAPAARETYRNLLNTDGFVDYFGQATPISVVEDLNLGSRPASRSGERTVEDLRAIPWVFSWTQTRLILPGWYSLPSGLDAYLDEVGEEEGLETLKEMYEEWPFFRTTLDNAALALARTEPEIAAEYADLADDDLRERFFPELIGEYERGRELVLEISGRDDLIRREWLEESLDRRNPYVDPLNLLQADLLGRTHRTDAEERTLRLTVNGIAAGMKNTG, from the coding sequence ATGGTGTTGCACAACCGAGACGTGCGGACAGACGTGCGAGAGCTCGGCGCGCTCGTGGGAGACGTCCTCGCTGCACAGGCCTCCACCGACGCGTACGAGACGGTCGAAGACCTCCGCAACGCGGCGATCGGCTACCGGCGCGGCGACGCGACGAGCCGAGACGAGCTTCACGAGTCCGTCGAGACGCTGTCGACGGACCGCGAGGAGATCGTCGCTCGCGCGTTCACGACCTACTTCGAACTCATCAACTTGGCCGAAGAGCGCGAGCGAGTCCGCGCCATCCGGGACGCCGACGAGGACGGCGCGCTCCACGACTCGTTCGACGCCACGATAAGCGAGTTCGCCGACGCCGGGGTCGAGGCCGACGAGCTGCGAGAGCTGCTCGCCGACGTCCTCATCGAGCCGACGTTCACCGCCCACCCCACCGAGGCCCGACGAGCCACGGTGAAAGCGAAGCTCCGGTCGATCGGGAACCACCTGGAGGCGCTCGACGAGCGCAACCTCACGGCGCGCGAGCGCAACGCGATCTGGCGCGACGTCACCGCCGAGGTGACCAGCCTCTGGGGCACGCGACAGGTGCGCCAGCGCAGCCCGGAGCCGGAAGACGAGGCGCGAAACGTCCAGTGGTACTTGGAGAACACGCTCTTCGACGTGGTGGGCGACGCCTACGAGGAGTTCGAGGAGACCATCTCACAGGAGTACGACGACGTCGAGTGCCCGAAGCTCTTCGAGTTCCGCTCGTGGGCCGGCTCCGACCGCGACGGCAACCCGTTCGTCACGCCCGAAGTCACCGACGAGACGCTGGCGAGACAGCGCGAGGTCGCCATCGAGAAGTACCGCGACCAGTGTAAGCGGCTCTCCGCCGTGTTGAGCCAGGACGGCGACCGCTACGCGGTCGACGACCGGCTCGCCGACTCGCTGGCGTCGGACGCCGAGCGGTTCCCGACGGTCGTCGAGGAGGCGCGCGAGCGCTACCCGGACGAGCCGTACCGGCAGAAGCTCCGGCTGATGCGGGAGCGACTCGACCGCGTCGACGACGTGCGACCCGGCGAGTACCCCGACGGCGACGCCTTCCTCGGGGACCTGAACGTGATCGCCGACTCGCTCGCGGCCGACGGGCAGGACGCGGTCCGCGAGTCGTTCGTCGAGCCCCTCCGGCGACAGGTCGACACGTTCGAGTTCACGCTCGCCTCGTTAGACCTCCGTGACCACCGCGAGAACCACACCGAGGCCGTCGCCGAGGCGGTCGCCACCGAGGGCGTCGACTACCGGGCGATGGACGAGGACGCCAGACAGGAGTTCCTCACCGAGGCCATCCTCCAGACCGACCCCGTCATCGACGCCGACGATCCGGGAGCGGTCTCGGAGACCACCGAGCGGGTGTTACGCCGGTTCGAGGAGTTCGCCGAGTGGCAAGACGAGTACGGCGCACAGGCCATCGACACCTACTGTATCTCGATGACTGAGGAGCCGAGCCACGTGCTCGAAGTCCTCTTCCTGGCCGATCAGGTCGGCGTCGTCTCGCTGCCGGACCACTGCGGGCTCGACGTCGTTCCCCTGTTAGAGACCGAGTCCGCGCTCAACGGCGCCGAGCGAATCCTCGGCGAGCTGTTCGACAACGAGGCGTACGCGACCGCGCTCTCGATCCGGGGCGAAGTCCAGGAAGTGATGCTCGGCTACTCCGACTCAAACAAGGAGAACGGCTTCCTCGCCGCGAACTGGGATCTGTACGAGAACCAGCGCCGGATCGCGCAGTTCTGCCGCGAAGAGGAGGTCACGCTGCGGCTGTTCCACGGGCGGGGCGGCTCCATCTCGCGGGGCGGCGGCCCGATGAACGAGGCGCTGCTCGCGCTCCCCAACGAGACCGTCACGGGCCAGGTGAAGTTCACCGAGCAGGGCGAGGCCATCGCCGAGAAGTACGCCAACCCGCGGATCGCCGAGCGGGAGCTGGAGCAGATGCTCGACGCGCAGATCCGCGCTCGCCACGAGGCGAACGAGGAGCCGACCGAGGTCGTCCCCGAGGACTGGGTGGACGCGATGCGGACGATGGCGCCGGCCGCACGCGAAACGTACCGCAATCTGTTGAACACCGACGGGTTCGTCGATTACTTCGGCCAGGCGACGCCCATCTCCGTCGTCGAGGACCTCAACCTCGGCTCGCGACCCGCCTCGCGCTCCGGCGAGCGCACCGTCGAGGACCTGCGCGCGATCCCGTGGGTGTTCTCGTGGACCCAGACCCGGCTCATCCTGCCGGGCTGGTACTCGCTCCCGTCCGGCCTCGACGCCTACCTTGACGAGGTCGGCGAGGAGGAGGGCTTAGAGACGCTCAAAGAGATGTACGAGGAGTGGCCCTTCTTCCGGACCACCCTCGACAACGCCGCGCTGGCGTTGGCCCGCACCGAGCCCGAGATCGCCGCCGAGTACGCCGACCTCGCGGACGACGACCTCCGCGAGCGGTTCTTCCCCGAGCTGATCGGCGAGTACGAGCGCGGGCGCGAACTGGTCTTAGAGATCAGCGGCCGCGACGACCTGATCCGACGCGAGTGGCTCGAAGAGAGCCTCGATCGCCGAAACCCCTACGTCGACCCGCTGAACCTGCTCCAGGCCGACCTGCTCGGCCGTACCCACCGAACCGACGCGGAGGAGCGAACGCTCAGGCTCACGGTCAACGGCATCGCCGCCGGGATGAAAAACACCGGATAG
- a CDS encoding 30S ribosomal protein S19e has product MVTIYDVPADALIEAVAARLEDRIDEPDWVEFAKSGAGKELPPEQEDFWYVRSASLLRKVAQNEPIGIERLATEYGSKKRGSNRYSVRPGEHEGGSRNLIRTSLQALEDDGLVTTAAGEGRRLSDEGEAFLSEVATEVFEDLDRPELERYA; this is encoded by the coding sequence ATGGTAACCATCTACGACGTGCCGGCCGACGCCCTCATCGAGGCGGTCGCCGCGCGACTCGAAGACCGAATCGACGAGCCCGACTGGGTCGAGTTCGCCAAGAGCGGCGCCGGCAAGGAGCTCCCGCCGGAACAGGAAGACTTCTGGTACGTTCGCTCCGCGAGCCTCCTCCGGAAGGTCGCCCAGAACGAACCGATCGGCATCGAGCGACTCGCCACCGAGTACGGCTCGAAGAAGCGCGGCTCGAACCGCTACTCCGTCCGTCCCGGCGAACACGAGGGCGGCTCCCGCAACCTCATCCGCACGTCGCTGCAGGCGCTCGAAGACGACGGACTCGTGACGACCGCCGCCGGCGAGGGTCGCCGACTCTCCGACGAGGGCGAGGCGTTCCTCTCCGAGGTCGCCACCGAGGTCTTCGAGGACCTCGACCGGCCGGAACTCGAACGGTACGCGTAG